The nucleotide window ctataaataaaataagagctTTGTTGCCACCCAATGATAAAATGGGAATTCTTTTGAAAAGGAACAAGCAATGCTAACTTTATTGTGGCAAGTGCTTACTTTATGATTACAAAGGAGAAAGGATAGGAATATATGGCATGGAAAATTATCTAACAATGGAAAGGTCCATAGTGCATAAAATGCTTTATGTGAATGATCCTTCACAAGAGACTATTGACTGCAAGTTGAAGAGCAAAGCTGTTTGGAAGCTATCCGATCTGCTACCTCTATGACAGATAGCAAGAAACGCTCCTCCTAAGATATTGCACATCGGCGACTAAAATCTGGGTACGTATGGTGTATCCCcaaaacttatatttttttcttggaACTTCCTTTGATCTATGGATTAGATGGAACCTGACTTTGAAAATTGGCACCTCAAAAGAGAGAACATAATTATCGTATTTCATAATAACTTGCTGGAAAATGTGGAACtggagaaaaagaaatattttttctgCTCCATATAAAAGACCAATCTATGCTATGGACTCCGATCCATAATTCCATTTGTCCAAAGCATCCATGAGGCCTTTAAAAAGCATACCCTACTGTAGAATTTTAGAAGAAGAGTTGAATGCCACATAAAATGGAGACCTCCTCTTTCAGGATGGATAAAAATCAATTCGAATAGAACTTCTGTGAGTAACCCTGGCATAGTAGGGTATAGTGAATTAATAAGATATGACCAGAGACACTGAATAGCAGgatatatgtttgattttggGACTGTACAACATTTAAAGTAGAGCTGTGGGGAGTGGTTAAGTGTTGGAGATTGCATAGGACCTAGAACTTAAAAGAATTGAGCTTGAAGTAGACTCCAAAACTATATATACTCTcctaaataaatagaatatctCAATACATCCAAATACTTTAGTAAGAAGAATCAGTCAACTCAAGCAGTGAAATTGGAGGCTATCTTTTGTgcataattacaaaaaaaaaaaaaaaatcatacaacAGATTTTCTTGCTAGGAGGAGTCTTAGCTTAAGTGAGGATTTTCAGTTTGTTGATAACCCTATTCAGGAATTTTGTGAAATCATTGATGATGATGCTAAAGGGGTCTTATTACCCTATGTAATTTCAACTTGTAATCTCTAGGCTTTGCCCtgtttgttaattaaaaaaaatagtttactGGCGAAAAAGATACTTGCATGAGTCTCTATGCTCAAGTCAAAAGAATTTTTGAGACAAAAAATAAGAGTATTAAAGACTTGTTTGAGTaagctttttttaaaaaacaaagaaaattttttcaagttatcttttattaaaagatcttttagaaaagtaaaagtaattttatatttagatatctcatataaaaagatcttttgatctattaattatgtttgagaacaacaatataaaaatacttttttattatttattatatgaaaaatattttttgtttagaaAAAAAGATGGAAATggtatctttttaaatttttttatttttttagtatttttatttttgctatAAGAAATTTCATTTTCCtaactaatattaatattttttattttttttgttgtccaCGGTATCCCCCAACCCAACAAGTCAAGAACTAAGCCGTCGCGGATCTGAGCTCTATTTAAGGGTCTGCCGCTGGCTAATgaattgctgcatgcacaagactGGATTCGAACCCTTAACACttgtttaagcggacgagtgagctAAATACTgaccaacccaagttggttatattttttagtttgttaTATCTCATTCCTGGGCTCATGATCTTATGCGAATGTgaaataatgtttttttttaaacaaaataaccTACATACAGGCCCAAGTAATAATAACAGACAATAGGGAAGGCCCAATGAGTTGCGACTCCACGGAAGAAGATTTGGTCGGCCCAGTCCATCCATTTAAGGCCGAAAGTCAACGGACAGAAATAAAGGTAAAACTTAAAAAGTCAAGAAGTGGAAAGAGAGAACGAAATCCAAGTGTTCTAGTCCCTTGGACCGGGTCGTTGGCCTGGTCCAAGGCcacgtccaaaaaaaaaaaaaacaaagaacgaAATCCAAGTGAGGGTAGGAGTTGAGTTGAGGTTCAGTTTTGACTTTTGAGTGTCGGCAACGGAAAGAATCAACAGAATTTGTGTGGATCTCTCCTTAATAATAATCAAACCATGGAGTCTCGTATTTTTCATTCTCGTTACGTTCATGTCTTTAACTGCACTCCATTAATAATACCCACCGGAGCTTTTGTTTTAGATCAGAGACAGACAAGTATTATGGAATATATATGTGGTAACATTAATTGACACCCACTTCTATTTTCTGCACTGACTCCCTcatatccttttatttttctatttaattaattattattttattatgttccTTAACTAGCAACattattaattgttgttgtCCTCCTCTCCTTAATCATGCCACCCTTgatctcttctcttttttgtttCACCCTCCTAATAGGTATATAATCGCGTGTTGTAACATGAATGTAATTTCAGCTAAGTTGATCCAATTAGTCATCATTACCCATAAACTCATAATAAATATACGATATTTATGGATCAAAAAGCAATATCCACCTAACTATGAAAAACCTTGTAATCCAAGTCTCATACACATACATGGAATTAAAGGtaatgttattattataaaattaaggaACAAAACTATTATATTCTTTCTCAACCCTACGAACCTTAGGCTTCCAGTCCAATTCAAGCATAGCTTATCTGCAAGACAAAGCAAATGGGAACTAAAAGcaaaacaaaattcacaaaGACATCAATTCCTACTCCACCTTTTCTCCATTGTTGGTAGTATTATTTGAAAGGgtcttgataataataataataatattcagTTGTGAAATTCAGATGATCATGTGGTTTAGACAATAAACAAAGCACAACTGGGAAGAAGACGCTAACAGCTTTCACACATTTTTTTAGACTAGTTTGGAATTGGATTCCCCACGTTTTTGAactttcattttttctattggTTTAGTTTGTTGGCCCCACAATTTTCCGTAGCTTTCATACTCAAATTTGGTGAGCCAATGAGTACATATATTGAGAGACTGTAGGCCTACTGCTTCACAAGAACAGCACAGCCTCAAATTGTTCTGAAAGATTTGCTGATTACAATTGTTGAATTGGCTTACAGGTATGGAGACTTTAAAGAAGATTTTTGCTTGTTCTGTtgaatttctcttttcttataagaaatGCTAGGAGGTCAATACTTTTagcaggaaaaaaaaaaaatagcagtTGTCTAGTGTTAGCTtaaatacaagaaaaaatattagCCGCATAccatttctcttttcttattacTTAATTGCTAGCACATAAGTTGTAATAACTGCGGTAGATGCTTGCAAGTTAATAGGGACCATTGCAGCAATTAAGAATTTAAGATGGCAGTATATGGTAGATGACATATTATATTATAGTATAAGTAGCATATGGTACATGAGACATTATTTTAATGCTGGTGATGTTTTACTCATCTAAAGGACAAAACATTCAAgtgttttgtattaattttcttCTACAAAAATTAGATGATCATGGAAATAGTTGGTGTAGAGATTGAGATTCTAAACATAAGATATGATTATTGTTTCACATAAAACCTCTGAAAAGTATGCATGTTCCCAACTATTTTCTGATATTGTTTTCTTTGGCAGATCATGGAGGGAAAACACTCTGTTCCAAGTATGACCAAGCCTACTAATATCATACAAAATCATGACTTCTCTGAAGGGCTAAGCTTTTGGCATCCGAATGGCTGTGACGGCTATGTTGCTTCAACTGAACCAGGTCCTCAAGGAGGAGTGACAATGACATTAGGTGCTAAATATGCTGTTATCACAAACAGAAAGGAATGGTGGCAAGGTCTTGAGCAAGATATCACTGGAAAAATCTCTGTCGCTTCCACTTATGCTGTTTCGGCCAATGTTGGAGTAGCTGCACTTTCTGAGGGATCTGCTGATGTTCTAGCTACCCTGAAACTAGAGTATCATGGTTCTGATGCAAGCTACCTGTTCCTTGGGAGgtacataataatttttataatctcATTGTATTCTCTTCCTTGTTCTATAAGATACATTTACCAAAATGCTTACAAAATTGACCATTATTTTCTACAGAACTTCTTGTACAAATGGTAGCTGGGAAAATCTGAAAGGGACATTTTCATTGTCAACTATGCCTGATCGAGTTACATTTTATTTGGAAGGACCTGCTCCTGGAGTTGACCTTCTTATACAATCAGTAGAGATTACCTGCTCTAGTTCAAGTGATATTGAGGATCATGTAATTATCCATTTCTGAATACTGTTACATCTTTgcaaaaattataaatcttgGTGAAAATTCTAATATATTTAACAAACTTGAAGCACATACATACTGAAATGAAATAGTTACCACATCTTCCATTGCAAGTAATCTCTTTTAAACTCACTAACTTGTGATGAATTGTCCTCTTTTGTTTTATAATAAAGGCAAAAACAACAGGAACTTTGTCAACTGAAGATGATAACATCATAATAAACCCACAATTTGATGATGGCCAGAATAACTGGTCTGGAAGAGGCTGCAAGATCGCAATACACGACTCACTGGGAAATGGAAAAGTCCTTCCCAAGGTTGGAAAATTCTTTGCAGCTGCAACAGAACGCACCCAAAGATGGGTTCAGAATCCGGATTCTCGAGAGCAGTATATAGGAATTGCCAAGTTAGTAGCATTTTATGATTGTGTACTTTCAGAAAACAAGATTACTTGATCTTAAAACTAcctcaaaatttattttaattgctgAACAAAGAGCATGTTTTACCAAAAGTGTGCAGGCAACAAATCAAGATTGGGTTCAATTGCAGGGAAAGTTCCTCATAAATAATTCCCCATCAAAAGTGGTTGTTTATTTAGAAGGTCCCCCAGCAGGCATTGACATTCTTGTCAATACTATTGTTATAAAACATGCTCCCAAGACACCTCCATCAACGCCACCAGATTTTGAGGTTCAAAATATTTCCAGTCAAACACATTAATTTACATTAGCATTATGGATGGTTTTGTGTATATGTTTCAAGAACTTAAAGAGTGGCCTTGTGTTTGCAGGATGCTCCTTTTGGGATTAATATAATTGAGAATAGTAATCTGGCTAATGGCACCAATGGATGGTTTCCCCTTGGTAATTGTACTCTGAGTGTTGGAACCGGTTCGCCACGTGTGCTTCCACCAATGGCAAGAGACTCTCTTGGACCTCACGAATCATTGAGCGGCCGCTATGTCCTTGTAACGAACCGCACCCAAACATGGATGGGGCCTGCGCAGATGATCACTGAGAAATTGAAGCTGTTCTTAACATACCAAGTGTCTGCTTGGGTGAGGATTGGTTCAACAGGATCAGTTGGTCCTCAGAATGTGAATGTTGCCCTTAGTGTTGACGATCAGTGGGTGAATGGCGGACAGGTTGAGGTTGCTGATGACAGATGGCATGAAATTGGTGGATCATTTAGAATTGAGAAGCAACCATCAAAGGTTATGGTTTATATTCAAGGTCCTGCTTCTGGTGTTGATTTGATGATTGCTGGACTTCAAATCTTCCCTGTTGATAGACAAGCAAGGTTTAGATATTTAAGGAGGCAGACAGACAAGGTAACATTCCAGATTCCATGCTTATTCTGTATTATTCTAACATACCTATCTTCATTAGAATTGAATTGGAAAGTTCTAAATATCTCTTATCTCTTGCACTTGAATTGAACTCGGTAGGATGTAATGCCTTATCTTTATTTGTTATGTCATGATTTGCATTGTAAGAatccttttttctctttctcatttGTTGCTCTCCAGGTTCGAAAGCGCGATGTAATCTTGAAATTCTCTGGGCTGGAGGACATAAGTGGTCTAGGAACTTTGGTTAAAGTGAGGCAAATACAGAACGATTTTCCAATTGGAACATGCATCAACAGAACAAACATTGACAATGAAGACTTTGTTGACTTCTTTGTGAAGCATTTTAACTGGGCTGTGTTTGGGAATGAGTTGAAGTGGTATTGGACAGAACCACAACAGGGGAATATCAACTACAAAGATGCTGATGAAATGTTAGACTTATGCCTCAAGAACAAGATAGAAACCCGCAGCCACTGCATCTTCTGGGAAGTAGAAGGCACAGTTCAGCAGTGGATCAAATCACTGAACAAAGACGATTTGATGAAAGCGGTCCAAAATCGGTTAAGCAGCCTCTTGAATCGGTACAAGGGGAAGTTCAGGCACTATGATGTTAACAATGAAATGCTGCATGGTTCATTTTATCAAGACAGGCTTGGTAGAGACATAAGAGCAAACATGTTCAAGACAGCACACCAATTAGACCCATCTGCTACTCTCTTTGTGAATGATTATCACATTGAAGATGGAAACGACACAAGATCAACACCAGAGAAATACATTCAACAGATTCTTGATTTGCAACATCAAGGTGCACCAGTTGGTGGAATTGGAATTCAAGGACACATAGATAGTCCTGTGGGGCCTATTGTTTGTTCTGCACTTGATAAATTAGGGACTCTTGGTTTACCAATATGGTTCACTGAGCTTGATGTTTCTTCAAGAAATGAGTATGTTAGAGCTGATGATTTGGAAGTTATGATGAGGGAAGCCATGGCACACCCTTCAGTAGATGGCATAATGCTGTGGGGATTCTGGGAATTGTTTATGAGCAGGGAGAATTCACACTTGGTGAATGCAGAAGGTGATGTTAATGAAGCTGGAAAAAGGTTACTTTGTCTTAAACAAGAGTGGTTGTCTCATAGCCATGGCTGTGTTGATGATCAAGGACTATTCAGCTTCAGAGGCTTCAGTGGAACATACAATGTTGAAGTTGTAACCTTATCTAAGATTGTTTCAAAGACATTTGTTGTTGGTAAAGGTGACTCTCCTTTGGAGGTAGAGGTATCCTTTGACTAGTATTGTGCTgcttttatttgtgaattccattaatttcttttaaataaaatataattttattaccaaataactCACTACTCTCAATGATATATGTATATGCTATGTATGTGAGTGTTGCCCTTTTCGAAAAGATATGAAATAAGAACTAGAGTCTTGGACATTGGCTACAACAACAAGTCTCACTAGATGGGTCAGTTACATGGATCAAAAAATGTCATTAAACTttattatatatcatatttatggagagatcatttacatgtagatctcattTAACTATTTTATGGATAGTCTTTTTTTGCATTTCACCCTTTATTCAATTTCTATTTCATCCATCTTTTTGACTGGTATTCTGTCAGttttcttctcacatgtccaaatcaCTTGAGACGCGATTTTACCATCTTTtccataataatattattcataccctgacccaacgCTAAGACCCAGGTCCAAACGACAGGCCCAACCCACAAGGTTGAGCCTCACAGTACACCGACCTTCCCCTGAAAAGTCGGTTCTCACCACGACTTGGTCTAAGGAAGTCGGAAACAAGGATTAGCTGGCAGATgataactgcccctaaaatctctctacccATTTCCAGGAGCCATATCGCAACtttcctaagataaagggacggttatccacctgagaaagtggaactactccaacggtggttattggttcaccactataaatacactgacacccctcaggtatctctaagtcccaatactctctagacctgctcacacccttgctgacttaggcatcggagtgtctttgcaggtaccaccccccgtTCACTCACgctcacaagtcggacggaggccCTAAAGGTGCGAACCCATTCGAAGGCTTCCCTCCTcagacgattgggccaacctaACGAATCCAtcccattaatctccggttacccttCGTAACATTGGCAcagttgccggggacccgagagatcatccaGTAATGGCGGACAACTCACCAGAGGATGGTCATACAGCGTCCGATTCCGAACAAGAAAATCTAGATACCGAAAACAACGACGCGGACTTGACCTTTCACCAAGGAACCAATGACCAGCATAGAGAAGGCACCTCTGGGCTTAAAAACCCAAAGGTAAACTCCTCAGAAGGACGAGAATCCGGAAAGGAAGGGCCACCCCATGCAACCGAGCTAATGGGATTGGTCCACGGTCACCAAGGTCGTTTGGAACAACTGGAACAGGAATTAGAACAACAACGAGAGGCAGAGCGAAACCTCAGGAAAGAGATAGAGCGACAAaaagagttggaagaaaaactcTTGAAGCTCAAATCTTCCCTTAGAAGTCGGAACTCCCGTGGCGACCGAGAAGAGTCGCCCCTGGAAGGAGAGGATCCGTTcagtgaggacataatgagggcaaaagttccaagaaacttcaaaagccctgatatgaACTCTATGACGGAACCACAGATCCAAAGCATCATttaagcaatttcaaaagtcgaATGTATCTGGTTGATGCTTCTGATGCGACTCGctgcaaagctttcccgaccaccCTGTCGAAAGCAgtgatgaagtggttcgatagcctccccCAAGGTCGGTTACCAGCTTTGAGGACCTCTCGAGAAAGTTCTTAATGaggttctccatccagaaggataaaATAAAGCACGCACCGAGTCTCCTAGGAGTTAAATAGGAGGTCGGAGAACCTCTACAGGactacatggaaaggttcaacaaagcgtgCTTGGAaattcaagacctgcccacagaggcagttaTTATAGGGCTGGTCAATGGACTCAGAGAAGGCCCTTTCTCGCAGTCCATATCGAAAAGGCACCCCACCTCTTTGAGCGATGTACAAGAGAgagcagaaaagtacatcaacatggagaaaaatACCAGATTACGGGAGCCAAGCTAGCGACAGGGGCCCCCTCACTcaacaaaagagaaagaaagggagCCCAAGAAAAAAAGAGGAGGTCGGTCCAGATAAGCCGAGGATATATCACTCATATACTCCTCTAAAAGTTTCCATAGTAGACGTATACAGAGAAATCTGTAATACTGAAAAATTACCGCCCCCTAGAcccatcaaaaataaaaagggaggAAGCCGCGGCGACTACTGCGAGTACCACAAGATGTATGGCCACTCAACAAATGATTGCTACGACCttaaaaatatgatagaaaGGTTGGCCAGGGAAGGCTGACTTGATAGATATCTCGTGGAAAGGTCGGACAATCATGGAAaaagaaagcgagatgataAGGACAGAAGAGACCCACCATCACAAACCCCCGAGAGACATATACATATGATCTCtggaggattcgcaggaggaggaCTCACTAAGTCATCTCGCAAACGACACCTAAAGCGAGTGTATCAAGTCGGGAACGAATCCCCCGATCTCCCAACCATCTCATTCACCAAAGAGGATGGACAAGGGATCGTGCCCGGACATGACGACCCGGTGATGATAACCATGATCTTGGCGAATGCCAACCTCCACAGGACCTTGGTGGACCAAGAGAGTTCGGCTAATATACTCTTTAAGCCCGCATTCGACAAGTTAGGGTTGGATGAAAGGGAGCTAAAAGCTTACCCGGACACCTTGTATGGGCTAGGAGATATGCCAATTTGGCCATTGGGATACATCCCCCTCCACACGACCTTCGGAAAGGGAAAAAATTCTAAAACTCTGAGCATCGACTTTATCATCATCGATGTCGGATCGGCGTATAATGCCTTGATCGGCAGGACTACGCTAAATTGGCTCGGAGCGATGGTGTCAACCCctcacctttgcatgaaatttccAACACCTAAGGATATAGCGACAATACGGGGAGACCAGAAGTTGGCAAGAAAATGCTACAACGAAAGCTTGAACCTCCAAGGAATGAGCAAGGAAGTTCACACCATAGAGCTAAGGGGAATAAAAGCTAAAGAAGAACTGCGACCACAGCCGGGGGGAAGAACCGAAGAGGTAATTGCGACCTCTTTGCTTGGAAAGCTTCCGACATGCCAGGGATAGACCCTcagctcatgtcccacaagctTTTAGTACACCCCGGATCACGACCCGTACAGCAGCGCAGGCACAAACTCGGGACAGAACGAGCTCAGGTGGTGGAGGAGCAAGTACAAGCCCTCTTGGAGGCCGACTTCATCTGAGAGGTCAAGTATCCGACATGGCTAgcaaatgtagtgctagtcaaaaagtAAAACGGCaagtggaggatgtgcgtcgactaCACCAACCTGAACAAAACATGCcccaaaggcccatatccactTCCCAGTATTGACACCCTAGTAGATGCAAGCtcagggtatcaatacttgtcgTTCATGGATGCTTACTTGGGATACAACCAAATTCCGATGTATAAGTCGGAGGAGGAAAAAACTTCATTCATCACACCTagagcaaactactgctatgtggtaatgccttttggattgaaaaatgctggggccacatatcaaaggttgatgaataaagtgttcgCTCCCCACCTCGGGAACTTAATGGAAGTCTACGTAGACGATATGCTGGTGAAAACCAAGGAGAAAACCGACCTCTTGACAGATCTCTCACAAATTTTCAACAACGTAAGGTTacatgggatgagactaaatcccacaAAATGTACCTTCGCGATGGAGGCGAGAAAGTTTCTAGGGTTCATGCTAACATAAAGGGGGATCAAAGCAAACCCCGATAAGTGCAAAGCTATTCTTtaaatgaaaagcccgacttgtctAAGGGAGGTCCAACAATTGAACGGTCGGCTCGCCGCCTTTTCCAAATTCCTGGCGGGGTCGGCACTAAGATCCCTTCCACTATTCTCtctactaagaaaaggatgccaGTTCGAATGGACTTCAGAATGCAAAGAAGCATTCTAGGAGTTCAAAAGGTTCTTGAGCCAGCCTCTGATTCTGACCCGACCCATAGTCGGGGAAGAACTCGTCCTGTATCTGTCAGTAGCAGACAGAGCTGTAGCATCAGCTCTAATACGGGAAGATGAGGTCGGGCAGCATCTTGTGTACTTCACCAGCAAAGTTTTACAAGGCCCAGAACTAAAGTATCAAAAACTTGAAAAGTTTGCATACTCCTTAGTAGTAGCCTCCCGCCGATTACGACCGTTTTTCCAAGTGCACATGATAAAAGTCTGAACAAACCATCCCATGAAGCAgatcctccaaaagacggacATTGCGGGCAGAATGGTTCagtgggcaatagagctctccgaaTTCGACCTGAAATACGAAGCCCGGACGGCAATAAAAGCTCAATGCCTCACCGACTTTCTAGCAGAATACGCCAGAGATCAAGAGGAAAAATCCACTGCATGGGAGTTATATGTAGATGGGTCCTCCAACAAGGTTggaagcggtgcaggcataATACTGGTCAGCGAAAGGGGAACGCAAATAGAAGTCTCCCTCAAGTTCGAGTTCccagcttcaaataatcaggcagaatatgaagccttgattgcagGGCTAAAGCTGGCAGAAGAAGTTGGTGCAACCAAA belongs to Arachis duranensis cultivar V14167 chromosome 8, aradu.V14167.gnm2.J7QH, whole genome shotgun sequence and includes:
- the LOC107461201 gene encoding endo-1,4-beta-xylanase 1 isoform X1; amino-acid sequence: MDKFEKENRGNEAMILGNRNEIGDEMQSSDGTCPSLGQIMEGKHSVPSMTKPTNIIQNHDFSEGLSFWHPNGCDGYVASTEPGPQGGVTMTLGAKYAVITNRKEWWQGLEQDITGKISVASTYAVSANVGVAALSEGSADVLATLKLEYHGSDASYLFLGRTSCTNGSWENLKGTFSLSTMPDRVTFYLEGPAPGVDLLIQSVEITCSSSSDIEDHAKTTGTLSTEDDNIIINPQFDDGQNNWSGRGCKIAIHDSLGNGKVLPKVGKFFAAATERTQRWVQNPDSREQYIGIANVQATNQDWVQLQGKFLINNSPSKVVVYLEGPPAGIDILVNTIVIKHAPKTPPSTPPDFEDAPFGINIIENSNLANGTNGWFPLGNCTLSVGTGSPRVLPPMARDSLGPHESLSGRYVLVTNRTQTWMGPAQMITEKLKLFLTYQVSAWVRIGSTGSVGPQNVNVALSVDDQWVNGGQVEVADDRWHEIGGSFRIEKQPSKVMVYIQGPASGVDLMIAGLQIFPVDRQARFRYLRRQTDKVRKRDVILKFSGLEDISGLGTLVKVRQIQNDFPIGTCINRTNIDNEDFVDFFVKHFNWAVFGNELKWYWTEPQQGNINYKDADEMLDLCLKNKIETRSHCIFWEVEGTVQQWIKSLNKDDLMKAVQNRLSSLLNRYKGKFRHYDVNNEMLHGSFYQDRLGRDIRANMFKTAHQLDPSATLFVNDYHIEDGNDTRSTPEKYIQQILDLQHQGAPVGGIGIQGHIDSPVGPIVCSALDKLGTLGLPIWFTELDVSSRNEYVRADDLEVMMREAMAHPSVDGIMLWGFWELFMSRENSHLVNAEGDVNEAGKRLLCLKQEWLSHSHGCVDDQGLFSFRGFSGTYNVEVVTLSKIVSKTFVVGKGDSPLEVEVSFD
- the LOC107461201 gene encoding endo-1,4-beta-xylanase 1 isoform X2, translated to MEGKHSVPSMTKPTNIIQNHDFSEGLSFWHPNGCDGYVASTEPGPQGGVTMTLGAKYAVITNRKEWWQGLEQDITGKISVASTYAVSANVGVAALSEGSADVLATLKLEYHGSDASYLFLGRTSCTNGSWENLKGTFSLSTMPDRVTFYLEGPAPGVDLLIQSVEITCSSSSDIEDHAKTTGTLSTEDDNIIINPQFDDGQNNWSGRGCKIAIHDSLGNGKVLPKVGKFFAAATERTQRWVQNPDSREQYIGIANVQATNQDWVQLQGKFLINNSPSKVVVYLEGPPAGIDILVNTIVIKHAPKTPPSTPPDFEDAPFGINIIENSNLANGTNGWFPLGNCTLSVGTGSPRVLPPMARDSLGPHESLSGRYVLVTNRTQTWMGPAQMITEKLKLFLTYQVSAWVRIGSTGSVGPQNVNVALSVDDQWVNGGQVEVADDRWHEIGGSFRIEKQPSKVMVYIQGPASGVDLMIAGLQIFPVDRQARFRYLRRQTDKVRKRDVILKFSGLEDISGLGTLVKVRQIQNDFPIGTCINRTNIDNEDFVDFFVKHFNWAVFGNELKWYWTEPQQGNINYKDADEMLDLCLKNKIETRSHCIFWEVEGTVQQWIKSLNKDDLMKAVQNRLSSLLNRYKGKFRHYDVNNEMLHGSFYQDRLGRDIRANMFKTAHQLDPSATLFVNDYHIEDGNDTRSTPEKYIQQILDLQHQGAPVGGIGIQGHIDSPVGPIVCSALDKLGTLGLPIWFTELDVSSRNEYVRADDLEVMMREAMAHPSVDGIMLWGFWELFMSRENSHLVNAEGDVNEAGKRLLCLKQEWLSHSHGCVDDQGLFSFRGFSGTYNVEVVTLSKIVSKTFVVGKGDSPLEVEVSFD